ACCACAAGGTGCACAAGGACTTAAAGGTGAAGACGGCATCAATGGTACGGATGGTACAGCAGGATGTATCACGTGCCATGATAATTCCGAACTTGTTGAGGCCAAGATTTTACAATGGGGAAATTCGAAGCATGCAATCGGCGGAACTTTCTTTGAAAACGCGACAACCTGTGCACCTTGTCATACAAGCCAGGGTTTCAAGGAAGTGCTGGTGACTGGTGCCCATGTAACTGCAGAAGACGTGCAGGATCCCTCCAATATAAATTGTTATACTTGTCACAAAATTCATGACACATACACAGATGGTGACTGGACCTTAAGGAAGACCGATCCCGTCACCTTTTGGTGGAATGGCGAGGAACATGATTTTGGAATGGCTAATCTGTGTGCACAGTGCCACCAGTCAAGGCCACAGGCGACCTTCCCGGATGTGAATAATCCCGAAGGCACTTTCACCGTCACATCCACCCGATTTGGCCCGCACCATGGCCCGCAAAGTGAACTGCTCGTTGGCACCGGAGTATACCTGGTCGGTGGCGATTATCTCGACAACATGCATGCAACTATCGAAAATAGTTGTATAACCTGTCATATGTCGAAAGCGATCGGTAATATGACAGGCGGACATACCGTTAATATCAACAATGAAGAAGAAGGATTGAATGTAACAGGCTGTACAGAATGCCATACAGAAGAAGAAGCAATTGCAGCCATCGAAGAATTGCAGCCTGAGATCCAGAACCTTCTTGATACGCTTCAGACCTTGCTGACCGATGCAGGCATATATGATCCGGCAACCGAAGCGGCAGTGAAGGGAGATTATCCTAACAAGATCGCCGGTGCTTTCTTTAACTATATGTTTATTAAAGAAGATAAGAGTTTAGGCGTCCACAACCCGAAATTTGCAAAGACACTGCTTGAGAACTCAATTGCTTCTATAAGTAGCAATTAATAATCCATTTTAGAAAGAAGAAGGCTTCACTAATTGAAGCCTTCTTTTCTTATCTTAGTAACTAAATCATATATTGAAAGACAGCTTAAATTTTAAACCATGAAAAGACGTATCTTTAACATTCTTCTGCTGGGTTTTTCAATGTTCGCACTTCTGGTTTCATGCGAATATGAATTTATTCCGGTGCCCCAACCCCCGCCACCAAATCCTACTGATACGGTTTTCTTCACCAGGGATATACTCCCGATTTTCACCACAAACAATAATTGCACGGGTTGTCATGAAGCCGGTAACCAGTCACCAGACCTGACTGCAGCAAATGCATACAGCAGCATCATAAGTATGGGATTGGCCGACACAGCTGCACCTGAATTAAGTATACTGTATAATTATCCAAAACAGGGTACCAGCACTCACTCATGGAAAAAATATACTGATAGCCAGGCTAATGATGTTCTGCAGTGGATCAGGCAGGGAGCGTTGAATAACTAACAATTAATCATTAATAATTAATAATTGATGACATGAAAAAGTTAATCGCCGATATTGTCATATTTTTTTCAGGAATCAGTTTTCTTGTGGCTCAGGAAACAACTGAGCCTGCAAAAACCGAGGAT
The genomic region above belongs to Bacteroidota bacterium and contains:
- a CDS encoding ammonia-forming cytochrome c nitrite reductase subunit c552, yielding MKKFTFLSVFSAVVLTMALIIASCTKEGPAGPQGAQGLKGEDGINGTDGTAGCITCHDNSELVEAKILQWGNSKHAIGGTFFENATTCAPCHTSQGFKEVLVTGAHVTAEDVQDPSNINCYTCHKIHDTYTDGDWTLRKTDPVTFWWNGEEHDFGMANLCAQCHQSRPQATFPDVNNPEGTFTVTSTRFGPHHGPQSELLVGTGVYLVGGDYLDNMHATIENSCITCHMSKAIGNMTGGHTVNINNEEEGLNVTGCTECHTEEEAIAAIEELQPEIQNLLDTLQTLLTDAGIYDPATEAAVKGDYPNKIAGAFFNYMFIKEDKSLGVHNPKFAKTLLENSIASISSN